GCAGGTTCCTTTAACCCTCCATATTGGCAGGTTCCTTTAACCCCTCATATTGGCAGgttcctttaaccccccccccccccttattggCAGGTTCCTTTAACCTCTCATATTGGCAGGTTCCTTTAACCCCCCCTTGTTGACAGATTCCTTTAACCCCCCCTTGTTGACAGGTTCCTTTAACCCCTCATATTGGCAGGTTCCTTTAACCCCCCATATTGGCAGGTTCCTTTAACCCCCCCTTGTTGACAGGTTCCTTTAACCCCCCATATTGACAGGTTCTTTTAACCCCCCCTTGTTGACAGGTTCCTTTAACCCCTCATATTTGCAGGTTCCTTTAACCCCCCATATTGGCAGGTTCCTTTAACCCCCCCTTGTTGACAGGTTCCTTTAACCCCCCATATTGACAGGTTCTTTTAACCCCCCCTTGTTGACAGGTTCCTTTAACCCCTCATATTTGCAGGTTCCTTTAACCCCCCATATTGACAGGTTCCTTTAACCCCCCCTTATTGGCAGGTTCCTTTAACCCTCCATATTGGCAGGTTCCTTTAACCCCCCATATTGGCAGGTCCCTTTAACCCCCCCTTATTGGCAGGTTCCTTTAACCCTCCATATTGGCAGGTTCCTTTAACCCCCTCTTGTTGACAGGTTCCTTTAAACCATCATATTGACAGGTTCCTTTAACACACCAGGCCTAGTTTTGTGatattgattatttatatttgtttggcACGACCACACATGTCCTGTCCTCTCTCACCTTGATTTGTTGAAGTTTAACTTGTGTGTAGGCAACACGCAACACCCCCCAATGGAGGCCGGTCACCCTTCATATTGGCAGGTTCCTTTAACACACCTTATTGACAGGTTCCTTTAACCCCCCCTTGTTGACAGGTTCCTTTAAAACCCCCATATTGGCAGGTTCCTTTAACACACCTTATTGGCAGGTTCTCTTAACCCCCCCTTATTGACAGGTTCCTTTAACCCTCCATATTGGCAGGTTCCTTTAACCCTCCATATTGGCAGGTTCTTTTAACCCCCTATATTGGCAGGTTCCTTTAAACCCTCATATTGACAGGTTCCTTTAAACCCCCCATATTGGCAGGTTCCTTTAACCCTCCATATTGGCAGgttcctttaacccccccctTGTTGACAGGTTCCTTTAACCCCTCATATTGGCAGGTTCCTTTAACCCCTCATATTGGCAGGTTCCTTTAACCCCCCCTTGTTAACAGGTTCCTTTAACACACCAGGCCTAGTTTTGTGatattgattatttatatttgtttggcACGACCACACATGTCCTGTCCTCTCTCGCCTTGATTTGTTGAAGTTTAACTTGTGCGTAGGCAACACGCAACACCCCCCAATGGAGGCCGGTCACCCTCCATATTGGCAGGTTCCTTTAACACACCTTATTGACAGGTTCCTTTAACCCCCCCTTGTTTAACTTGTGCGTAGGCAACACGCAACACCCCCCAATGGAGGCCGGTCGCCCCCAGTTGCCTGGCAGGCTGCTCCCCTGTGGCTGACACTGCGGCTCATGTGCTTCGtttgtttaaattaattgtggttgttctttaaataaatgccTATTTATTGCTTTTAACTCGTCTGGTCTCCATGTTGCAATGTATTGAACATGAAAGGTGGAATGGAGGTGAAACTGTgtgacacacattttaaaaataacgtAATCTAATAGGAGTCCATAAACACCACCAGGGCTTAGAGAACGCCCCTCTGACCCAGTCTCGcgttgcacattttaaaaaacggcAGTAATTATCGTAGGATGACTAAAGGTTGTATTCACTGCAGGCTTATCACAAAGTTATAAGGCCACTTGTTCCGTGTTCTCAGATTCAGATGTGTGAGCCTGGTTTTGGGGCAGCTGCTAAACATCCGGTAAACAACTTAACCCACCATGTTGTTTTTCTGAAGTTTTCCTCTAGTACAGCACGTGACATGAATGAGTACCAgatgtgtgtgcacgtatgtttctgtgtgtgtgtgagcatgccACACACATTAATGGCCCGGCGGTgaatgccctttttttttttttttttttttcacccacatcAAAGCTGTTGCTTTATTTAACATATTAATGAAAATCTTATTTCTCCAATCAGTCAAGAttattttgggctttttttttttttttttaagttaagtgCGTTTTTGAAAGTATCCTTTTAAAGCGTGTAGTTCTGTCTACCATTATATAATATaagaggaataaataatataacaacaacagagtgtgagtgtgagaacATGGCCTCTGCAGCGAAAGAAGAATTAAGAGGTAATGTTACATGTTACAGACTTCCATAATTAGATGTTTTACTAAACCGTCATTTAAACTTCGCTAAGTTTACAGGAGTTTGACCCAGATGAATTGAACTACAATACCCGGCTCTGTCCGGGTATATTCTCAATTAAGTCATGAGGGAAATTTATTTTTTCCCGGATTATGTTCGTGGTTTTTAAACACGTGAATTACATTTGTatattcaaaaaaataaaaaatgcaacaaaactaaTTGGTTATGTTTTGGGAACAACTCTATTGGGATAGATACCTGAAAACatcattgtttgttttacatagagtatgtttgttttaaagtcaTGGTTGACTTTCATTGACTGACTGCCCCGTCCACCTcaactccctccctccccctctttctcaaAACAATGTTATCAAATGAACCCCCTATAACTAGACCGCAGTGTGTTCCGGTTCATCCCCGGTAAAgataaaaatgtactttgtcTCTACTCCAGGTCTCATTTTGGTAGAATAAAGTTTTATtgcagcttgaaaaaaaaaaaaaaaaaaaaaactttaaaaacaagcaTTATTGCGCAATCATGTTAACAAGCTAAACATCGTACCCAACCATGACCTTGTGGTGGAACCGGTCCAGTGACGTTCCATGGGTTGTATTCCCCAAACACCAGATTCGCTCACTTGATTGACGCATTTAATATCCCAAGCAAAGCTAGGTGACTCTGGTTTTAAGGTtacacaaacagagaggaatTGAAATAAAGACACCCAACTAGCAACGTGATGACCATCTAACAGAAATACATGTTGAATAGTACCAAAGGAATGGCAtctatgctttttatttttatatttgtgtagTTCTCATGTAATGAGATGAATTTTAACATCTGAAGCTGTTCATCTTTGACTAATACATTGTTTATGGTTTTTCCTTTAATTAATAACTAGACACTCACCAGTGGTTTCATTGAAAATGATATAATGctggaaaaaacattttttttgtcgaTGCTCGTCGCATCATTAATGTGACGATTGAAAACCGCGACGACCGATTCGGTGTTTAATATCTGAGTCTGTATCGGAACTGAACGTCTCTCTGGGGTTGCATCGATCCGAACCCCCACCGCCTGAAGTCAATTTCAGGTATCTCCTCGTCGGGATTCTTCAGCTCGAACTCGAAATAAACCAACATGAGGAAAACGAATTGTTTCAGCTCGTTGGTGGCAAAGAATCGCCCCGGGCACATGGACACCCCGGCACCCCACGGCATGTTGTAgtacttcaccttcttccccgcTTTGTAAAAATCTGTTTTCTTGCTCCCGTCCGGGTTGAGGAAGCGGTCGTATTTGAACGACAGCGGGTCGGGGTGGATCTCCGGGTCGATGTGAACGGCGATGTAAGGAAAGACGGCTATTCTGTCGCCCTGGCGTATGGGGTATTGACGCCCGTCCGCCATCTTCAGCGTCATGTCCTGAAGCACCGCCCGGGTGAGGAGCGGCGCGGCGGTGAGGCGGAGGGTCTCCTCGACGACGCTGTCCAGGACCGGCGTTTTCGACAGCATGTCGCGGGTCAGGTTGATCAAAGGGCCCCCCGGTTGCACCTCTTGTCCGAACTCATTCAGGACTTTGACGACCTCCTCCTTCACCGCTTCCATGGCCTCGGGGTGTttcatgaggaagaggagcagccaGAAGGACGAGGGCCCCGTGTTGCCCTGAGAGGCCCAAAGAAGCACAAACATGTACCTGTTTATCATCGACTCCTTGATCCCCACCTCCTCTTTGGCCTGCTGGATGTCCCAAATCCAGCGACTGATGTTGTCTTTGGTCTTCATCTTCTGCACCGACAGACTGTTCCAGAAGAATCCCATGAGCCTCTCCGCTTCCAACCTTTTCCTCGGTGTCAGGACACCGTAAGCCAGGTTGGGGAAGAGTTGATCATATTTACGAAACTCGTCAAATAAGGCTTCCGACTCAGCCCGGTCCTTCTCTTTGGCTTTCTCCTCACTTCCGTCTGGCTTGTGCGGCTCGTTGCCGTACAGAGATAAGTAGCCCGCCCTGAAAACGATGTTGTAGCTGTATTTGAACAGTCCGTCCTCGATCCAGGCTCTCCGGTCTGAGTTTTGGTCCCCGGAGGAGCCGATGTCGTGCAGCATGAGGTTCTGCAGATTACCCATCATGGATTGCGTCATCACCTCCAGGCCATCCCCTTTCAGGTGCTTGCTGCTGGCAACATGGAGAATGTTGTGTTCGCCCTCAATCGCCACATAACCGAACACCTTGCGCACCAATTGCACGGCGAACTTGTTGAAGTCCAGTCTCTCTCGACTCTCCTTCACGATGGAGCCAAAGGATAGCGGGTCCTGGAGGAAAGTGATGTAAAAGCCTCCCAGCTGTATCGTGAACACGTCGCCGTGCTTTCGCTTCATCCTCTCCAAGAACTTCAGCGTGTTTCTGCGAAACTCCAAGACGTGACCCATCCAAGGAATGAGCCCCTTGTCCAAAGGGGGTTCCCCAGGTCGCCGCTGTCGAAACACCCCGAGAAGGTAAAGTCCTCCAATCAGAGCGGCGAGAAAGCCCAGAATGATCGCGAGCAGCAGTCCCATGTCTGATTTCTCTGACAAGCCACACAGTGATTCTGAGTCAAGGTTCAGATGCAGCTCGATACTTAAACAGACCTTTGCTCCTCCCTTCGCATGTGTGATTGGTTGCAGCTTTCCCGGAACCTCTTACTCAATGCCTTTTATTAGAAGCAGAAAAGAGTGAAATGAGAGTAAGAGGAGGAAACACGAGTAACAAAGTTTCTGCACGAAACCAAATTGAATTACAGGTATTTTACAAACCACGTTAACAATATAACTCTATATAAGATGAAAGGTGAAGATGCAGTACGCCTGGAAAAAGTAATGCATAACTCTGCCAAATATAAATAAGcttgtttaaaaagaaagaaagaacatggCTGAGTGAAGTGGAACGTTCCTAAAATCCCTAACTGAGAAAGAAACAGCGTGTTCCTTTTGTGGTGCTAATGTACAATGTTGAAAACCCCCAAATTATAATACTGACATTGagaagtaaaataacttttttttttttttgtctgttttttctttaaatgcattaaaaacatattcGAGGGGGGCCAGCAATGCATTGTTTCCTCACGTGTTGTTTCAAATTATTGGAAAGGCCTTACATCCATATTTCAGTGTTAAaaggacagtgtgtaggatttttGTTGGCATCTGGCACTGTGGTTTCAGATTGCAACCATCTGCAGCCCTGATGAGACTGGGGTAATGCAAATCCATGGGAACACAGTTTCAGATGATTGCACACGACTGCATGAGAAAGGAGCATTCAGGAGTGGGGACAAGGACTTGTATAAAGAGTCCAAGTACAGGCTTAGCTAGGTGAGAGATGCTAAACGCCTGTACTCTGAGAAGCTACAAAAACAGAGCCCGTCCGgactctgtctccccctccacTTTGAGGCATTGTGCTTACCAGCTGTCTCCGGTGTTCACAGACATCTTCAACACCTCCCTGGAGACATGCCACATTCCAGccttgataatataaatgcttatatattgttatgcttttgtcaggctactccagttcagaataacaaatagaagatgagatttgtgtctgggaatgtctgcttctcgagaatagatagCGCCTTATCGcaacacacccatatgtcatTGAATAGTCTAACCAAGATGATGGCATACAAACCTGTgatgaaatctgtgtatgtaaaggccggACTTCCTGGTGAGAAGGGGAGTTGTCGAGACTCCATGGTGATTGCAATCACAGCTTGTACTTTGAGTgcgatcagagaaataaatctaccagaacgagagaagttgttggctgaattcttccaaaggctcttcccatgcagacgaTTTTGAACGACGCTAACAGCCTGCTTCAAGGCCTCCACCAGCATCCCcgtccccccaaaaaaacaggcCCTTCTCCCTGTATgccaacaactgcacctccagtccaccacgctaagttccttgtaggtgtaaacctacatggctattaaaagtttctgattctgattataataactgtcatgaccgaacaaagactagaacccatacgcacgactcaaggcaaagtaacaacaacaaatttaattaattaactggaacaaacaaacagaaaatctacatgaacaaagtaacaaaatgtCATAACCTGGTGAGTGGTGAATTTCatggaaatggctggttctctggcacaagaaacaagacgaactggcccaggacaaagggagacgcagacaatatagacacagggtgagggcacaggtggaaacaatcaggagcgacgcagacaatatatacacagggtgagggcacaggtggaaacaatcaggaggcagacaatatatacacagggtgagggcacaggtggaaacaatcaggagcgacgcagacaatatatacacagggtgagggcacaggtggaaacaatcaggagcgacgcagacaatatatacacagggtgagggcacaggtggaaacaatcaggagcgacacagacaatatatacacagggtgagggcacaggtggaaacaatcaggagcgacacagacaatatatacacagggtgagggcacaggtggaaacaatcaggagcgacgcagacaatatatacacagggtgacggcacaggtggaaacaatcaggagcgacacagacaatatatacacagggtgagggcacaggtggaaacaatcaggagcgacgcagacaatatatacacagggtgagggcacagctggaaacaatcaggagcgacacagacaatatatacacagggtgagggcacagctggaaacaatcaggagcgacacagacaatatatacacagggtgagggcacaggtggaaacaatcaggagcgacgcagacaatatatacacagggtgagggcacagctggaaacaatcaggagcgacacagacaatatatacacagggtgagggcacagctggaaacaatcaggagcgacacagacaatatatacacagggtgagggcacaggtggaaacaatcaggagcgacacagacaatatatacacagggtgagggcacaggtggaaacaatcaggagcgacgcagacaatatatacacagggtgacagcacaggtggaaacaatcaggagcgacacagacaatatatacacagggtgagggcacaggtggaaacaatcaggagcgacacagacaa
This Cyclopterus lumpus isolate fCycLum1 chromosome 17, fCycLum1.pri, whole genome shotgun sequence DNA region includes the following protein-coding sequences:
- the LOC117746545 gene encoding 5-beta-cholestane-3-alpha,7-alpha-diol 12-alpha-hydroxylase-like, whose amino-acid sequence is MGLLLAIILGFLAALIGGLYLLGVFRQRRPGEPPLDKGLIPWMGHVLEFRRNTLKFLERMKRKHGDVFTIQLGGFYITFLQDPLSFGSIVKESRERLDFNKFAVQLVRKVFGYVAIEGEHNILHVASSKHLKGDGLEVMTQSMMGNLQNLMLHDIGSSGDQNSDRRAWIEDGLFKYSYNIVFRAGYLSLYGNEPHKPDGSEEKAKEKDRAESEALFDEFRKYDQLFPNLAYGVLTPRKRLEAERLMGFFWNSLSVQKMKTKDNISRWIWDIQQAKEEVGIKESMINRYMFVLLWASQGNTGPSSFWLLLFLMKHPEAMEAVKEEVVKVLNEFGQEVQPGGPLINLTRDMLSKTPVLDSVVEETLRLTAAPLLTRAVLQDMTLKMADGRQYPIRQGDRIAVFPYIAVHIDPEIHPDPLSFKYDRFLNPDGSKKTDFYKAGKKVKYYNMPWGAGVSMCPGRFFATNELKQFVFLMLVYFEFELKNPDEEIPEIDFRRWGFGSMQPQRDVQFRYRLRY